From a region of the Argiope bruennichi chromosome 8, qqArgBrue1.1, whole genome shotgun sequence genome:
- the LOC129980797 gene encoding uncharacterized protein LOC129980797 — protein MLLPLVESCLSEEVLRAWRRNDRGLDGKDHAKESRLESLMKFLKNEVENEDRIALAMKGYSLKENNKNIKIKRDLAAAAGLFSGNKKSVLKCVFCDKSNHESKECHVARNLDLSEKIKRLKKRGCCFKCLCNKHVSKLCRVQVNCGSCGQRHHAVMCPDRKTVESSNSQEATDSSINVGQFYTLANSTCSTSVFLQTLVVVLRGETRYFAVRALIDTGSQKSYITKEAAKKMKYPALKGTTLIHTLFGGMQNPQKYSEYKIFCK, from the coding sequence ATGTTGCTTCCCCTGGTTGAATCTTGTTTAAGTGAAGAAGTTTTAAGAGCCTGGCGGAGAAATGATAGAGGATTGGATGGAAAAGATCATGCGAAAGAATCTCGATTggaaagtttgatgaaatttttgaagaacgaAGTTGAAAATGAGGATAGGATAGCTCTTGCCATGAAAGGCTACtctctgaaagaaaataacaaaaatatcaaaattaaaagagaCTTGGCGGCAGCTGCGGGACTTTTTTCAGGAAacaaaaaatctgttttgaagtGTGTATTTTGTGACAAGAGCAATCATGAATCTAAAGAATGTCATGTTGCTCGAAATTTGGATTTAAGTGAGAAAATAAAACGATTGAAGAAAAGAGGTTGCTGTTTCAAATGTTTATGTAATAAACATGTGTCAAAGCTATGCAGAGTCCAAGTGAATTGTGGGAGTTGTGGTCAAAGACATCATGCTGTTATGTGCCCTGATAGAAAGACCGTTGAGTCTTCTAACTCTCAAGAAGCAACGGACAGTTCAATCAATGTTGGACAGTTCTATACATTGGCCAATTCCACATGTTCTACAAGTGTGTTTCTACAGACCCTGGTCGTGGTTCTTCGGGGAGAAACACGGTATTTTGCTGTGAGGGCCCTCATAGACACTGGAAGTCAGAAATCTTATATTACGAAAGAAGCTGCTAAGAAAATGAAGTATCCTGCATTAAAAGGAACAACTCTTATTCATACTTTGTTTGGAGGGATGCAAAATCCCCAGAAATATTCAGAATACAAGATTTTTTGtaagtga